In one window of Pseudodesulfovibrio sediminis DNA:
- the corA gene encoding magnesium/cobalt transporter CorA, with translation MFDFLHWNQVKNDAAPGTLVYAGAKREFTPFVLHYAYNKEQVVEARYEDVSQCLLKKDMINLLVVTGVHVPDMIKSMGTTLNLPLLTLEDVMNTGQRPKMSWADDDTSFIVMKHVDVKNENLESQQVSIFWRDGLVILFLEKESDLLTGLINRINKGKGRIRNSDSSYLLTAILDTLVDREMATLGQLSEIAQDLENQLGQRTTDDLLGKLYELKRETILLRNILVPVREIFKNLMHEDAEIPETVLPFLRDTAGHQDQIVEGVTALHDILKSMVDYQISLIGIRTNNVMQFLTVIATIFIPLTFIAGVYGMNFQYMPELAWRYGYFYALGAMGVVGLAMLIYFMRKKFL, from the coding sequence ATGTTTGATTTTTTACATTGGAACCAAGTCAAAAACGACGCAGCTCCAGGCACACTTGTTTACGCAGGCGCCAAACGCGAATTCACTCCTTTTGTGCTCCACTATGCGTACAATAAAGAACAGGTAGTCGAAGCTCGCTATGAAGACGTAAGTCAATGCCTCTTGAAAAAGGACATGATCAACCTTCTGGTCGTCACCGGGGTGCATGTCCCAGACATGATCAAATCCATGGGAACCACGCTGAACCTCCCACTGCTCACGCTGGAAGATGTCATGAACACCGGTCAACGGCCAAAAATGAGCTGGGCCGACGATGATACGAGCTTTATTGTCATGAAGCATGTGGATGTCAAGAATGAGAATCTGGAAAGCCAACAGGTAAGCATTTTCTGGAGAGACGGACTCGTTATCCTCTTCCTTGAAAAAGAAAGCGATCTGCTGACAGGACTCATCAATAGGATCAACAAGGGAAAAGGCCGTATCCGAAATTCAGACAGTTCCTACCTGCTGACAGCGATTCTCGATACCCTGGTTGACCGCGAAATGGCGACCCTTGGCCAACTAAGTGAAATTGCCCAGGACCTGGAGAACCAACTCGGACAAAGAACGACTGATGATCTTCTGGGGAAACTGTATGAGCTCAAGAGAGAGACCATTCTTTTACGGAACATCCTTGTCCCTGTTCGAGAAATATTCAAGAACCTTATGCACGAAGATGCCGAAATACCGGAAACCGTCCTCCCCTTTTTACGAGACACCGCCGGACATCAGGATCAGATTGTTGAAGGGGTGACGGCTTTGCATGACATTCTGAAGTCCATGGTTGACTACCAGATATCCCTCATTGGAATCCGAACCAATAATGTCATGCAGTTCCTGACCGTCATAGCCACCATTTTCATTCCCCTGACATTTATTGCAGGAGTGTATGGGATGAATTTCCAATACATGCCCGAGTTGGCATGGAGATATGGATACTTCTACGCCCTAGGCGCCATGGGAGTGGTCGGTCTGGCCATGCTCATCTATTTCATGCGCAAGAAATTTTTATAA
- a CDS encoding mechanosensitive ion channel family protein gives MMEWLNNTYVIKTLESVALMLVVYTLAKLASSIATKEGKRNSEAPFAIKYTAIFFFGFALIFIWLEGLGSILTALTIVAAALTIVSKELILNFLGSFVIFWRELFAIGDRVQVGDSTGDVIGKGLFYFTLLEVGKSDSAGQSTGRLIKVPNAQVFTLPVINATRGAGYVWNEVQIAIQRTDNWENGRELLLQAVERYYEADAIDLDRIKKVFERKKVFFKFLTPRVYVSVSTGGICLTLRYLCRSRMTRESQDAITTDFLNSMQDLDIKLAEEQP, from the coding sequence ATGATGGAGTGGTTGAATAATACATATGTGATTAAAACTCTGGAAAGTGTAGCGCTTATGCTGGTTGTCTACACTTTGGCTAAACTCGCGTCTTCCATTGCGACCAAAGAGGGAAAGCGGAACTCGGAAGCGCCGTTTGCCATCAAGTATACGGCGATTTTCTTTTTTGGATTTGCGTTGATTTTTATCTGGCTGGAAGGACTTGGGTCCATTCTGACAGCGTTGACCATTGTTGCGGCTGCGCTGACGATTGTGTCCAAAGAGCTTATCCTCAACTTCCTCGGTTCATTCGTCATTTTCTGGCGTGAGTTGTTTGCCATTGGCGACAGAGTGCAGGTCGGGGATTCGACCGGAGACGTCATAGGCAAGGGGTTGTTCTACTTCACACTTCTTGAGGTGGGAAAGTCGGATTCGGCAGGCCAGAGCACTGGCCGCCTCATCAAGGTCCCCAACGCGCAGGTCTTTACCCTGCCGGTCATCAATGCCACTCGCGGAGCCGGATATGTCTGGAATGAAGTCCAGATTGCTATCCAGAGAACGGATAACTGGGAAAACGGTCGGGAACTGCTCTTACAAGCAGTAGAGCGGTACTACGAAGCCGATGCCATTGATCTCGACAGAATCAAGAAGGTCTTTGAACGCAAGAAGGTCTTCTTCAAATTCTTGACCCCCAGAGTGTACGTCTCTGTTTCCACCGGGGGCATCTGTCTGACTCTGCGGTATCTCTGCCGCTCTCGCATGACACGGGAAAGTCAGGATGCCATCACCACCGATTTCCTGAACAGCATGCAGGATCTCGACATCAAACTGGCTGAAGAGCAACCGTAG
- the purT gene encoding formate-dependent phosphoribosylglycinamide formyltransferase: MTILGTAKTASAKKMMLLGGGELGKEVVIEAQRLGVEVVVVDRYEDTPAMQVAHRSYTMSMLDGDALRRVITEEKPDYIVPEIEAIATSTLVELEKEGFNVVPTANATKLTMDREGIRRLAAEEVGLTTSPYRFADTEEEYRAAVAEIGIPCVIKPVMSSSGKGQSTVKSEADIQKAWEYSQSGGRTGEGRIIIEKFVPFDYEITLLTVRHIDGTTFCEPIGHRQEDGDYRESWQPQPMSEAALAKAQKYARKITDALGGRGLFGVELFVKDEDVIFSEVSPRPHDTGLVTVISQDLSEFALHVRAVLGLPIPGIRQYGIAASSVILSNGTSDKPAFDGVDVALREADTKVLIFGKGECAGVRRLGVALALADDVEGAVEKAKRVSSAVTVLY, translated from the coding sequence ATGACAATATTAGGAACAGCCAAAACTGCATCTGCAAAGAAAATGATGCTTCTTGGTGGCGGCGAACTTGGTAAGGAAGTTGTGATTGAAGCGCAGCGTCTTGGCGTTGAGGTTGTTGTGGTTGATCGCTACGAAGACACCCCAGCCATGCAGGTGGCGCACCGCTCTTATACCATGTCCATGTTGGATGGTGATGCGCTTCGCCGAGTTATTACTGAAGAGAAGCCAGACTATATTGTGCCTGAGATTGAGGCTATTGCCACGTCTACTTTGGTCGAGCTTGAAAAAGAGGGATTCAATGTTGTCCCTACTGCCAATGCGACTAAGCTGACAATGGATCGTGAAGGTATTCGGCGTCTTGCTGCTGAGGAGGTTGGCCTGACCACATCGCCTTACCGCTTCGCCGATACAGAAGAAGAATACCGGGCGGCAGTGGCTGAAATCGGTATCCCATGTGTGATCAAGCCTGTCATGAGTTCTTCTGGGAAAGGACAATCCACTGTAAAAAGTGAGGCTGATATCCAAAAGGCTTGGGAGTACTCTCAGTCCGGCGGGCGTACTGGCGAAGGGCGTATCATTATCGAAAAATTTGTCCCTTTTGATTATGAGATTACCCTTTTAACCGTGCGTCACATTGATGGGACAACGTTTTGTGAGCCGATTGGGCACCGACAAGAAGATGGGGATTACCGTGAATCCTGGCAGCCGCAACCCATGAGTGAAGCGGCCCTTGCGAAAGCTCAAAAATATGCACGCAAAATAACAGACGCCTTAGGTGGGCGTGGCCTTTTTGGGGTTGAACTTTTTGTCAAAGATGAAGACGTTATCTTTAGTGAAGTTTCTCCTCGCCCTCACGATACAGGATTGGTGACTGTCATCTCTCAGGATTTAAGTGAATTTGCCCTGCACGTGAGAGCTGTTCTGGGCTTGCCGATTCCGGGTATTCGTCAATACGGAATCGCCGCTTCAAGTGTGATTCTATCTAATGGAACATCAGACAAGCCCGCCTTTGATGGCGTTGATGTTGCGCTTCGTGAAGCAGATACAAAGGTTTTAATCTTCGGAAAAGGCGAATGCGCTGGAGTCCGTCGTCTTGGCGTTGCTTTGGCCCTTGCTGACGACGTTGAGGGTGCTGTCGAGAAAGCAAAGAGAGTTTCTTCTGCTGTAACTGTTTTGTATTAG
- a CDS encoding alanine/ornithine racemase family PLP-dependent enzyme, whose protein sequence is MKTPYLEIDLSKIHDNAKNLNAMFGARGIEITGVTKCFLGDPRIANAIVTAGISSLGDSRIQNLIRMKKAHVNALFTLIRTPSASEVHDVVMYADVSFNTELAVIAELSKTAIAQKKIHTIVLMVEMGDLREGILRKDLGKTIEEVLQMKGIQIIGLGTNLTCLNGIVPTQYNMDNLSRLAKMYERIYGIKLSVISGGNSANFNWMLEHGNKSKVNNIRLGEAILLGRETLSRKPIDRLHLNAFSLVAEVIESKVKPSLPEGKAGQDAFGDTPIFEDKGEMLRSIVAMGRQDVQVKGLTPMIDVDILGSSSDHIILDTTTTPLHVGDHIRFNLDYAALLSSMTSPFVESSFI, encoded by the coding sequence ATGAAGACACCTTACCTTGAAATCGATCTGTCCAAAATACACGACAACGCCAAAAATCTGAACGCAATGTTCGGAGCTAGGGGCATTGAAATTACGGGGGTGACCAAGTGCTTTCTTGGAGATCCAAGAATTGCCAACGCCATAGTAACCGCAGGTATTTCTTCTCTCGGTGATTCAAGGATTCAAAACTTAATCCGCATGAAAAAAGCCCATGTAAACGCCCTTTTCACTTTGATCAGGACGCCTTCTGCGAGCGAAGTACATGATGTTGTTATGTACGCTGATGTGAGTTTCAATACTGAGTTGGCTGTCATAGCAGAACTCTCCAAGACCGCTATCGCACAGAAAAAAATCCATACCATCGTTCTCATGGTAGAAATGGGTGATCTAAGGGAAGGAATACTCCGCAAGGATCTCGGCAAGACGATCGAAGAAGTTCTCCAAATGAAAGGCATCCAAATCATCGGCTTAGGGACAAACCTTACGTGCTTGAATGGAATTGTACCAACTCAATACAACATGGACAATCTCTCCCGCTTGGCAAAGATGTATGAAAGGATATATGGAATCAAACTCTCTGTAATTTCTGGAGGAAATTCTGCCAATTTTAATTGGATGCTTGAACATGGCAACAAAAGCAAAGTGAATAATATACGACTTGGTGAGGCAATTCTTCTAGGAAGGGAGACTCTTTCGAGAAAGCCTATCGACCGTCTTCACCTTAATGCATTCTCCTTAGTCGCAGAAGTGATAGAGTCTAAAGTCAAACCTTCCCTCCCTGAAGGAAAAGCTGGGCAAGACGCTTTTGGCGACACACCAATATTTGAGGACAAGGGCGAAATGCTCAGATCAATTGTGGCGATGGGAAGACAGGATGTCCAGGTGAAAGGCCTCACCCCCATGATTGATGTGGATATATTGGGTTCAAGCAGTGACCACATAATACTCGATACCACAACAACCCCACTACATGTTGGAGATCATATACGATTTAATTTGGATTATGCGGCACTGTTGTCGTCAATGACGTCTCCATTTGTGGAAAGTTCATTTATTTAA
- a CDS encoding DUF1611 domain-containing protein — protein MINKELAVVYCESLFGEMDGKTANGLTRYSNKYEIAGIIDSTKAGLDAGEVLDDEANGIPIYKDLQEALERKGDSVTIFIYGMAPLSGAFSSTDRDVIFYAMERSLDIVNGLHDFLTDDEDFTRKAAECNVQLHDIRKQQDIKQRSVFTGDISKVECPKIAVLGTDSAVGKRTTSVLLTQALQDLGLNAIMIATGQTGVIQGAEFGVPLDALKEQFISGEMEKAIIGAWEAKQPDVIILEGQGSLSHPAYLSSCFIIRGGQPEAIIVQHPPKRESLGDYPDIKMPDLQDEIELIEVFSKSPVIGIAINHEKMSDSEMDETIESYQEQFQIPTTDILKFGCDSLIANILTTFPQLQVKLT, from the coding sequence ATGATAAATAAGGAGCTTGCAGTTGTATACTGCGAAAGTTTATTTGGCGAGATGGATGGGAAAACGGCCAACGGGCTGACCCGTTACTCTAACAAGTATGAAATTGCAGGCATCATCGATAGTACGAAAGCTGGCCTGGACGCAGGAGAAGTACTTGACGATGAAGCCAATGGAATCCCTATATACAAAGATCTTCAAGAAGCTCTTGAGAGGAAAGGCGACTCGGTAACAATATTTATTTATGGCATGGCCCCTTTGTCCGGAGCCTTCTCTTCAACAGACCGCGATGTGATATTTTATGCGATGGAGAGAAGTCTCGACATCGTCAATGGACTTCATGACTTCCTCACTGATGATGAAGACTTCACCAGAAAAGCCGCCGAATGTAATGTCCAGTTACATGACATTAGAAAACAACAAGACATCAAACAAAGAAGCGTATTTACCGGCGATATCAGCAAGGTTGAGTGCCCAAAGATTGCCGTCCTTGGAACGGATAGCGCAGTGGGAAAACGAACAACCTCAGTCCTATTGACTCAAGCTCTTCAAGACCTTGGGCTTAACGCCATAATGATCGCAACAGGACAGACCGGTGTGATTCAGGGAGCTGAGTTCGGGGTTCCATTAGACGCTTTGAAGGAACAATTCATTTCGGGCGAAATGGAAAAGGCAATTATCGGAGCTTGGGAAGCAAAGCAGCCGGACGTCATTATTCTCGAAGGGCAAGGTTCGCTAAGTCACCCTGCCTATTTGAGTTCGTGCTTCATCATAAGAGGTGGACAACCTGAAGCGATCATAGTTCAGCACCCACCAAAACGAGAAAGCCTCGGCGATTATCCAGACATCAAAATGCCTGACCTGCAAGATGAGATCGAACTTATTGAAGTTTTCTCAAAGTCTCCTGTAATTGGCATCGCCATCAATCACGAAAAGATGTCCGATTCCGAGATGGACGAAACGATTGAGTCTTACCAGGAACAGTTTCAAATACCCACCACGGACATCCTCAAGTTCGGCTGCGATTCACTCATTGCAAACATATTGACCACTTTCCCCCAGCTCCAAGTCAAGCTGACTTAA
- a CDS encoding RNA recognition motif domain-containing protein: MSKELYVGNLFWTSTEDEVRAAFEAFGEVLSVNLIEDRETGRPNGFGFVEMDDNGTREERPRW, from the coding sequence ATGTCTAAAGAATTGTATGTTGGCAACTTGTTTTGGACCTCCACTGAAGACGAAGTACGTGCAGCTTTTGAAGCTTTCGGCGAAGTCCTTTCCGTGAATCTCATCGAAGATCGTGAAACTGGTCGTCCCAATGGCTTTGGTTTCGTCGAAATGGATGACAACGGTACTCGCGAAGAACGCCCCCGCTGGTAG
- a CDS encoding protein-glutamate methylesterase/protein-glutamine glutaminase, with translation MIKVLVVDDSAFMRKALSTMLDKDPDITVVGTANNGQEGLDMVRSLDPDVVTMDIEMPKMDGLTALRHIMMESPRPVLMVSSLTTEGAESTLKAMELGAVDFIPKQLSKVSLDIIKIEKDLIARVKTVALRKMRHVSARAVRPKPAPVVRRRRVAGSRPVRDVVAIGVSTGGPPVVQKILSSLPEDFPASIVIAQHMPAAFTGPFAARLDGVSKLTVKEAETGDVLKPGHVFISPGGRHLVLDQKISRVDVVVTDEPAGELYKPSANVMISSVAKAVGKRALGVILTGMGYDGCEGIRDLKSKGGRALAQSDSTCVVYGMPKAIVDAKLADEIIDLDDMSNAIMENLYK, from the coding sequence GTGATCAAAGTGCTCGTTGTGGATGATTCCGCTTTTATGAGAAAAGCCCTCAGCACGATGCTCGATAAAGACCCCGATATTACTGTGGTCGGTACTGCTAATAATGGTCAGGAAGGACTGGACATGGTGCGGAGCCTAGATCCTGATGTCGTGACCATGGATATCGAGATGCCCAAAATGGACGGGCTGACCGCTCTGAGGCATATCATGATGGAGTCGCCGCGACCTGTTCTCATGGTCAGTTCCCTGACTACCGAAGGGGCAGAGTCTACCCTGAAGGCGATGGAGCTCGGGGCTGTTGATTTTATACCGAAGCAGTTGTCCAAGGTTTCGCTGGATATCATCAAAATAGAAAAAGATCTTATTGCCCGGGTCAAGACCGTTGCTCTTCGCAAGATGCGGCATGTGTCGGCTCGTGCCGTGCGGCCCAAACCTGCGCCGGTTGTTCGAAGGCGTCGAGTGGCTGGCAGCAGGCCAGTTCGTGACGTGGTCGCCATTGGCGTATCCACTGGCGGGCCTCCTGTTGTTCAGAAAATTCTGTCATCACTTCCCGAAGATTTCCCGGCCTCGATCGTCATTGCGCAGCATATGCCCGCAGCGTTTACCGGTCCCTTTGCCGCCCGTCTTGATGGTGTCAGCAAGCTCACGGTCAAAGAAGCCGAAACCGGTGATGTTCTGAAACCGGGCCATGTCTTCATTTCTCCTGGCGGCAGGCATCTTGTTCTGGATCAGAAAATAAGCCGAGTGGATGTGGTGGTTACTGATGAACCCGCTGGTGAACTCTATAAACCCTCAGCCAATGTGATGATCAGTTCTGTGGCCAAGGCTGTTGGCAAGCGTGCCCTTGGCGTCATCCTGACCGGCATGGGCTATGATGGCTGCGAAGGGATTCGAGATCTCAAGAGTAAAGGTGGCAGGGCATTGGCGCAAAGTGACTCTACGTGTGTTGTCTATGGCATGCCCAAGGCGATTGTTGATGCGAAGTTGGCTGACGAAATTATTGATCTTGATGATATGTCTAATGCCATCATGGAAAATTTATATAAGTAA
- a CDS encoding HEAT repeat domain-containing protein, whose amino-acid sequence MADCTEYLVLLGSDNKEVVRESAFMAGEDNCVEAVPKLAELLKTHHLGIQEAVDSSLRKIGGKETVQAVIPLLRSDEAPVRNLSMDILREVGNQDMASLIGLIHDNDADIRIFVSDILGSTGNMLAVEPLCDALLRDPEVNVRYQAAVSLGELGLEEAAPCLNRAIDDEEWVQYSVIEALTKIGHASSVDALVKALDSASDLVASMIIDSLGELGNVKAVTLLLKRMPDAPTALRNKIVKAVVKILGGKSLTLLSEGERERFRQYLLVALEDEDVEIQDAAIQGLAHVGGEEASKGILSIAGDLDYDRDQDRLSSITQSLAEIGMTEALNDGLLGEHAGVARVAVQVLSQIAFDTSAEEDTVCSVLMDAFWKAGLTMQREIVSVIASRGKDCAKDFFSRVLDEHTDGTVLKSAVYFLGEKLRLPEVAERIFPLMDHQYDDVKEAALEACIAIGDDKVRSHFRDMFESLSAIHRLMATYALGKLGAMDNFDLLTQAAEDEEPDIRKVAVEALASASEASEAWRPLVLRRLSDENKDVRLTVIEIMGRYYDEEMIPYLLDALNDHDDWVKIRAMDALGEHATAEAASVMIDMLNDPNRFVVMKAIEALGNIGGTQAFTALLDVTNSDEYELVSAAEDAIAKIQEFQE is encoded by the coding sequence ATGGCGGATTGTACTGAGTACCTGGTACTTTTGGGCAGCGACAACAAAGAAGTTGTTCGGGAAAGCGCATTTATGGCTGGCGAGGACAACTGTGTCGAAGCCGTGCCCAAACTGGCAGAATTGTTGAAGACACATCATCTGGGCATTCAGGAAGCCGTGGATAGCAGCCTACGCAAAATCGGAGGCAAGGAGACCGTACAGGCGGTCATTCCGTTGCTGCGTTCAGACGAGGCTCCGGTGCGCAATCTATCCATGGATATTCTGCGCGAGGTAGGCAATCAGGACATGGCATCCCTCATCGGGTTGATTCATGATAACGATGCCGACATAAGGATTTTTGTTTCCGATATTCTCGGTTCCACCGGCAATATGCTGGCAGTGGAGCCTTTGTGTGACGCGTTGCTGAGGGACCCTGAAGTCAACGTCCGCTATCAGGCCGCAGTCAGTCTTGGCGAGCTTGGTCTGGAAGAGGCTGCCCCGTGTCTGAATCGGGCCATCGACGATGAGGAGTGGGTTCAATACTCCGTCATCGAAGCGTTGACCAAGATCGGGCACGCAAGCTCCGTGGATGCGCTGGTCAAGGCGTTGGACAGTGCGTCTGATCTGGTGGCTTCCATGATCATAGATTCTCTGGGTGAACTCGGAAACGTCAAGGCTGTTACCCTGTTGCTCAAGCGTATGCCGGATGCGCCGACAGCGTTGCGGAACAAGATCGTCAAGGCTGTGGTCAAGATTCTTGGCGGCAAGTCTTTGACCCTGCTGAGTGAAGGGGAGCGTGAGCGGTTCAGGCAATATCTGCTGGTGGCTCTCGAAGATGAAGATGTGGAAATTCAGGATGCGGCAATTCAGGGCTTGGCCCATGTGGGCGGCGAAGAGGCGTCCAAAGGAATTTTGTCCATCGCCGGCGATCTGGATTATGATCGGGATCAGGATCGGTTGAGCAGCATTACCCAGTCTTTGGCCGAAATCGGCATGACCGAAGCCCTCAACGATGGCCTGCTTGGTGAACATGCTGGTGTAGCGCGTGTTGCCGTTCAGGTGTTGTCACAGATTGCCTTTGATACCAGTGCTGAAGAGGATACGGTCTGCTCCGTGCTGATGGATGCGTTCTGGAAAGCCGGGCTGACCATGCAGCGGGAGATCGTCAGCGTCATCGCCTCTCGTGGAAAGGACTGTGCCAAGGACTTCTTTTCACGAGTGCTCGATGAGCATACGGACGGCACTGTCCTGAAGAGTGCGGTATATTTTCTGGGCGAAAAGCTCAGACTGCCTGAAGTGGCAGAACGTATCTTCCCACTCATGGATCATCAGTATGATGACGTCAAGGAAGCCGCTCTGGAGGCATGTATCGCCATCGGAGACGACAAGGTACGGAGCCACTTCCGTGATATGTTTGAAAGTTTGTCTGCCATCCATCGTCTCATGGCCACGTATGCTCTGGGGAAACTGGGGGCCATGGACAACTTTGATCTGTTGACACAGGCAGCCGAGGATGAAGAGCCTGATATCCGCAAGGTCGCTGTGGAGGCCCTGGCTTCAGCCTCTGAAGCGAGTGAGGCGTGGCGGCCGCTGGTTTTGAGAAGGTTGTCCGATGAAAACAAGGACGTCAGGCTGACCGTCATTGAGATCATGGGCCGGTATTACGACGAGGAAATGATCCCGTATCTGCTGGATGCGTTGAATGACCACGACGACTGGGTAAAAATCCGGGCGATGGATGCTCTGGGTGAACACGCCACGGCGGAAGCGGCGTCGGTCATGATTGATATGTTGAATGATCCAAACCGGTTCGTGGTCATGAAAGCCATTGAGGCTTTGGGGAATATCGGTGGGACACAGGCCTTTACGGCATTGCTTGATGTGACCAACAGCGACGAATATGAACTGGTGAGTGCAGCCGAAGACGCTATCGCCAAGATACAGGAATTCCAGGAGTAG
- a CDS encoding CheR family methyltransferase, with the protein MSSLFSKSISLGKEHKISDSEFTNLRDFIYAQCGIYVADNRKYLLENRLGNRLKKLNLKNFDEYYNLLRFDVGKAQEMKKLFEVITTNETSFYRNPPQLDVFQNEVLNEVVSKARHQGKKLRIWSAGCSTGEEPYTISMIIHEMLKKEVPTWDIRITANDLSERVLESARRAVYNDYTLRTTPKDVADRYFELESGQNRLNQEVKRLVSFGQINLKDRIQVKRVPRSQIVFCRNVIIYFDDEMKKQVISAFYDNLLPGGYLVIGHSESLHNITRAFKPIHYPGSIIYKKEE; encoded by the coding sequence ATGTCTTCGCTTTTTTCCAAAAGCATATCCCTCGGCAAGGAACACAAGATTTCGGACTCGGAATTCACGAATTTGCGGGATTTTATCTATGCCCAATGCGGTATATATGTTGCTGATAATCGTAAATATCTGCTTGAGAACCGGCTGGGAAACCGACTCAAGAAGCTCAATCTCAAGAATTTTGATGAATACTATAACCTGCTGAGGTTTGATGTCGGAAAGGCCCAGGAGATGAAAAAGCTGTTCGAGGTTATCACTACCAATGAGACCAGTTTTTATCGGAATCCGCCCCAGCTCGATGTTTTTCAAAATGAAGTGCTCAACGAAGTGGTCAGCAAGGCTCGCCATCAGGGCAAGAAGCTTAGAATATGGTCTGCAGGGTGTTCGACAGGCGAGGAACCATACACCATCTCCATGATTATTCATGAGATGTTGAAAAAGGAAGTGCCTACCTGGGACATTCGGATTACGGCAAATGATTTGTCAGAGCGTGTTCTCGAGTCCGCGCGCAGAGCTGTTTATAACGACTACACTTTGCGTACGACGCCGAAGGATGTGGCGGACAGATATTTTGAACTTGAGTCGGGGCAGAACCGTCTAAATCAGGAAGTGAAGCGGTTGGTCAGCTTCGGCCAGATCAATCTGAAGGACCGGATTCAGGTAAAGCGTGTACCGCGTTCGCAGATCGTTTTTTGCAGAAATGTTATTATTTATTTTGATGATGAAATGAAAAAGCAGGTCATTAGTGCATTTTATGATAACCTGTTGCCCGGTGGGTACCTCGTAATCGGGCATTCGGAGTCGTTGCACAATATTACCCGAGCTTTTAAGCCGATTCATTATCCTGGCTCGATCATTTATAAAAAGGAAGAGTAG
- a CDS encoding response regulator, which yields MPKHILIVDDSKTVRNLVAFIMKKEGFKVTTAEDGLDGLEKLYSLNQVDLIVSDVNMPRMDGLTFIKNVREQGAYRDIPIVVLSTEGQDKDIQTGLTVGANLYMVKPAQPEKLVRNVKMLLG from the coding sequence ATGCCTAAACATATTTTGATAGTGGACGATTCAAAGACTGTGCGAAATCTTGTGGCCTTCATAATGAAAAAAGAAGGTTTCAAGGTCACCACGGCGGAGGACGGTCTGGATGGTTTGGAAAAGCTATATAGCTTGAACCAGGTTGATTTGATCGTTTCCGATGTTAATATGCCCCGTATGGATGGATTGACGTTCATCAAGAATGTCCGCGAGCAGGGAGCTTACAGAGATATTCCCATCGTGGTTTTGTCGACTGAAGGACAGGATAAGGATATTCAAACAGGCCTTACTGTGGGCGCAAATCTGTATATGGTCAAACCCGCCCAGCCTGAAAAACTTGTCAGAAATGTCAAGATGTTGCTTGGATAG